A part of Anabas testudineus chromosome 7, fAnaTes1.2, whole genome shotgun sequence genomic DNA contains:
- the LOC113167665 gene encoding uncharacterized protein LOC113167665 — translation MYISVPHGRTTFLNLVSVILAVPMMPRFLPQRDVRQLDDEVWALLYNVSNGRAALPPSFPSSYSKSSSPSRVPTSSSSFSTSRWPERNLSPRSPSSGILSSVRPTRPQPYSPGRAPRLQSQNTLSKTSATTSGGSKYALVYKSFSLHQDDLLYWQLPAQFKGNKVTVAILTNQHAFPLPHSPHPHTLLPLVSQLSTLPMANV, via the exons ATGTACATCAGCGTACCTCATGGAAGAACAACATTCTTAAACCTTGTCTCTGTCATATTGGCTGTTCCCATGATGCCCCGCTTTCTGCCGCAGCGTGATGTCAGACAGTTGGATGATGAGGTCTGGGCTCTCCTCTATAACGTCTCCAACGGACGAGCGgctctccctccatcctttccCTCCTCCTACTCTAaatcttcctctccttctcgCGTCcccacttcctcttcttccttttcaaCCTCTCGATGGCCTGAGCGTAACTTGAGTCCCCGTTCTCCTTCGTCTGGCATTCTCTCTTCAGTTAGACCGACCAGGCCCCAACCGTACTCCCCAGGTCGTGCTCCTCGTCTGCAG AGCCAGAACACGTTGAGCAAGACATCTGCTACTACGTCTGGAGGCAGCAAG TACGCTCTGGTCTACAAAAGTTTCAGCTTACACCAGGATGATCTGCTCTACTGGCAGCTTCCAGCGCAGTTCAAAGGGAATAAGGTAACTGTGGCAATTTTAACCAATCAGCACGCCTTCCCACTACCCCATAGTCCTCATCCTCATACCCTGTTACCTCTAGTTTCCCAGCTATCCACACTCCCTATGGCCAATGTGTAA